A genomic window from Salvelinus alpinus chromosome 10, SLU_Salpinus.1, whole genome shotgun sequence includes:
- the LOC139533073 gene encoding zinc finger protein 25-like isoform X2: protein MASVKLEDCSQTLELNANIKDEEEEEKIGTSVSHERLELSLSPVTSTVRTNPACLSPSTLSPNLQSLGPDCDSGAQFALQDPEMASVKLEDCSQTLELNVNIKDEEEEEKIGKSVSSGDRVETFSTSREQQQEDHRAKRSHHCPHCEEIFPILSKLKTHLKIHTGENLYSCTDCGKRFTTPGALAVHQRVHTGGKPYSCSDCGKSFSRLGHLKTHERIHTGVKPYSCADCGQSFSRLGHLKTHERRHIGVKPYSCSDCVKCFTTSAQLKDHQRTHTGEKPYSCSDCRKSFSRLGHLKRHERIHTGVKPYCCSDCVKCFTTSAELQVHQRTHTGEKPYSCSDCGKSFSRLGHLKRHERIHTGEKPYSCSDCGKSFSQMGQLKSHQGKQRREVLPLI, encoded by the exons atggcatcagtgaagctggaagactgcagtcaaacactggagctgaatgccaacattaaagatgaagaagaggaggagaagattgggACATCTGTTTCTCATG AACGACTAGAATTAAGTCTGAGCCCGGTAACATCAACAGTGCGGAcaaacccagcctgcctctctccttccacactgagtccaaacctacagtcactgggtcctgattgtgacagtggagcccagtttgcactgcaggatccagagatggcatcagtgaagctggaagactgcagtcaaacactggagctgaatgtcaacattaaagatgaagaagaggaggagaagattggTAAATCTGTTTCTTCTG gagaccgTGTTGAGACATTCTCTACATCCAGAGAGCAACAGCAGGAAGATCACAGAGCTAAGAGGTCTCACCACTGCCCACATTGTGAGGAGATTTTCCCAATTCTATCAAAGCTAAAAACACACCtaaaaatacacacaggagagaatctgtattcctgtactgactgtgggaagagattcacaacACCAGGAGCTTTGGCAGTTCATCAGAGAGTGCACACTGGAgggaagccttactcctgctctgactgtggaaagagtttctctcGACTGGGCCACTTAAaaacacatgaacgtatacatacaggagtgaagccttactcctgcgCTGACTGTGGACAGAGTTTCTCTCGACTGGGCCACTTAAAAACACATGAACGTAGACATATTGGAGTGAAGCCTTACTCGTGCTCTGACTGTGTAAAATGCTTCACAACATCAGCTCAGCTAAAAgatcatcagagaacacacacaggagagaagccttactcctgctctgactgtagaAAGAGTTTCTCTCGACTGGGCCACTTAAAAAgacatgaacgtatacatacaggagTGAAGCcttactgctgctctgactgtgtaaaATGCTTCACAACATCAGCTGAGCTacaagttcatcagagaacacacacaggagagaagccttactcctgctctgactgtggaaagagtttctctcGACTGGGCCACTTAAAAAgacatgaacgtatacatacaggagagaagccttactcctgctctgactgtggaaagagtttctctcaaatgggCCAATTAAAAAGCCATCAAGGTAAACAAAGGAGAGAAGTCTTGCCACTGATCTGA
- the LOC139533073 gene encoding zinc finger protein 25-like isoform X5, with product MASVKLEDCSQTLELNANIKDEEEEEKIGTSVSHGDRVETFSTSREQQQEDHRAKRSHHCPHCEEIFPILSKLKTHLKIHTGENLYSCTDCGKRFTTPGALAVHQRVHTGGKPYSCSDCGKSFSRLGHLKTHERIHTGVKPYSCADCGQSFSRLGHLKTHERRHIGVKPYSCSDCVKCFTTSAQLKDHQRTHTGEKPYSCSDCRKSFSRLGHLKRHERIHTGVKPYCCSDCVKCFTTSAELQVHQRTHTGEKPYSCSDCGKSFSRLGHLKRHERIHTGEKPYSCSDCGKSFSQMGQLKSHQGKQRREVLPLI from the exons atggcatcagtgaagctggaagactgcagtcaaacactggagctgaatgccaacattaaagatgaagaagaggaggagaagattgggACATCTGTTTCTCATG gagaccgTGTTGAGACATTCTCTACATCCAGAGAGCAACAGCAGGAAGATCACAGAGCTAAGAGGTCTCACCACTGCCCACATTGTGAGGAGATTTTCCCAATTCTATCAAAGCTAAAAACACACCtaaaaatacacacaggagagaatctgtattcctgtactgactgtgggaagagattcacaacACCAGGAGCTTTGGCAGTTCATCAGAGAGTGCACACTGGAgggaagccttactcctgctctgactgtggaaagagtttctctcGACTGGGCCACTTAAaaacacatgaacgtatacatacaggagtgaagccttactcctgcgCTGACTGTGGACAGAGTTTCTCTCGACTGGGCCACTTAAAAACACATGAACGTAGACATATTGGAGTGAAGCCTTACTCGTGCTCTGACTGTGTAAAATGCTTCACAACATCAGCTCAGCTAAAAgatcatcagagaacacacacaggagagaagccttactcctgctctgactgtagaAAGAGTTTCTCTCGACTGGGCCACTTAAAAAgacatgaacgtatacatacaggagTGAAGCcttactgctgctctgactgtgtaaaATGCTTCACAACATCAGCTGAGCTacaagttcatcagagaacacacacaggagagaagccttactcctgctctgactgtggaaagagtttctctcGACTGGGCCACTTAAAAAgacatgaacgtatacatacaggagagaagccttactcctgctctgactgtggaaagagtttctctcaaatgggCCAATTAAAAAGCCATCAAGGTAAACAAAGGAGAGAAGTCTTGCCACTGATCTGA
- the LOC139533073 gene encoding zinc finger protein 25-like isoform X4: MASVKLEDCSQTLELNVNIKDEEEEEKIGKSVSSGDRVETFSTSREQQQEDHRAKRSHHCPHCEEIFPILSKLKTHLKIHTGENLYSCTDCGKRFTTPGALAVHQRVHTGGKPYSCSDCGKSFSRLGHLKTHERIHTGVKPYSCADCGQSFSRLGHLKTHERRHIGVKPYSCSDCVKCFTTSAQLKDHQRTHTGEKPYSCSDCRKSFSRLGHLKRHERIHTGVKPYCCSDCVKCFTTSAELQVHQRTHTGEKPYSCSDCGKSFSRLGHLKRHERIHTGEKPYSCSDCGKSFSQMGQLKSHQGKQRREVLPLI; the protein is encoded by the exons atggcatcagtgaagctggaagactgcagtcaaacactggagctgaatgtcaacattaaagatgaagaagaggaggagaagattggTAAATCTGTTTCTTCTG gagaccgTGTTGAGACATTCTCTACATCCAGAGAGCAACAGCAGGAAGATCACAGAGCTAAGAGGTCTCACCACTGCCCACATTGTGAGGAGATTTTCCCAATTCTATCAAAGCTAAAAACACACCtaaaaatacacacaggagagaatctgtattcctgtactgactgtgggaagagattcacaacACCAGGAGCTTTGGCAGTTCATCAGAGAGTGCACACTGGAgggaagccttactcctgctctgactgtggaaagagtttctctcGACTGGGCCACTTAAaaacacatgaacgtatacatacaggagtgaagccttactcctgcgCTGACTGTGGACAGAGTTTCTCTCGACTGGGCCACTTAAAAACACATGAACGTAGACATATTGGAGTGAAGCCTTACTCGTGCTCTGACTGTGTAAAATGCTTCACAACATCAGCTCAGCTAAAAgatcatcagagaacacacacaggagagaagccttactcctgctctgactgtagaAAGAGTTTCTCTCGACTGGGCCACTTAAAAAgacatgaacgtatacatacaggagTGAAGCcttactgctgctctgactgtgtaaaATGCTTCACAACATCAGCTGAGCTacaagttcatcagagaacacacacaggagagaagccttactcctgctctgactgtggaaagagtttctctcGACTGGGCCACTTAAAAAgacatgaacgtatacatacaggagagaagccttactcctgctctgactgtggaaagagtttctctcaaatgggCCAATTAAAAAGCCATCAAGGTAAACAAAGGAGAGAAGTCTTGCCACTGATCTGA